AATGACGAATGAAGATGAGGTTATGGTCGTATCTGCGCCTACATCCGATATAGAGTTAACTGTTACAGCTAACTGGATTCCTAGCAATCTGCAGTTCACGGATTCTAATGAAGAGATGGGTTACATTGCAGGTACACTTTCATGGAATATGCCCATTTATCCACTGGACAGCGCTATATACCAGGCGGTATTTATAGATCATAACGGTAATTCATTGGGGGAAATTGGCACAAGTGAGATTGCTCCTTTTATCAATATTAGTGATAAAGTTGTTCCATCCGGAGCAGAGTCTATCCGATTGTTTGTACAGTCTGATAGCAGTTACTCTCTGATCTGCCGTTCCTCTTACTGCGATACAGGATTGGTGATACCGCTGATTGATGCGGCCACTGACGAGGGCAGTGGAGATGGAGCGTCAGATCCTGCGGAGCCTGCTGTACAAGAGCTATCCTTCTTCGATATGGATCTTGATGCCAACCAGGTAAGAGGAACTATCACGTGGACCCCTCTCGAGGATGAGTCGGATATTTTAAAATATGCCGTTTATTGGAAGGATTTCTTAGGATCGAAGATAGGCTCAGCCATAAGTGAAGTTGATAAAACCAATCATATGCTTCAAATCGATGCAAACACATCGGTACCCGCCGGTGCCGTAAAAATTGCTGTATATGCCGTGGATAGCACGGATCATGAGATTGGAATGACGGAAATAATGCTTGAAGACTCAGATCGAGATAACCCGGATGCTTATCGGCTTCAGCTGTATAAGTGGCTGAATCCGGATATGCATAGATGGAGTATAGATGACACAGCAGCAATCATTAACGGGCAATCCGTAGATATTACCGACGACGGACAGTTTCTGCGTGATGATGTCGAGGAATTACTCCAATTGATTCAACCCTTGTCAATTCATTCCTCCTAAAAGGTTTCATTGCTAGATGCAACGGCAATTCGTTACAATAGAGAGTGCAAAATCGAATCGATTCTGCACTCTCTTTATTTGTTTGGCGAAAGGAGAAGGAACAGGCGATGTCCATGCAACGGCAAGACGGAATATTTCCATCCGTATGTTCACTAGATTGCCCGGATCAATGCGGGCTGCTTGTCCATAAATCAGAAGGTAAAATTGTTAAAATCGAAGGCGACCCGAATCATCCGGTTACACAGGGAGCTATCTGCAATAAAGTTAGAAATATGACCGAACGAATCTATGACCCGAAGCGCCTCACTCATCCGTTAAAGAGAATAGGCAAAAAAGGTGAGAACCGATTCGAAAAGATTAGCTGGGATGAGGCAATTAACACCATCACTTTCAATTGGAAAAACTTAATCAAGGAATTTGGAGCAGAAGCTATTCTCCCTTACAGCTTTTACGGTAATATGGGCCGTATTGGCACAGAAGGTATGGACCGCAGATTTTTCCATCGAATGGGAGCAAGCCGTTTGCTGTACACTATCTGTCAATCAGCGGGGACGGAAGGCTATAGCTATACGATGGGCGGCAGCTACGGAATCGACCCGGAGGAGACAGTTCACTCCAAGCTGATCATCATGTGGGGAATTAATGCCGTCAGCACGAACATGCATCAAGTCGTGCTGGCTGAGAAGGCGCGGAAGAACGGTGCCACGATTATCGTGATAGATGTTCACAAGAATCAGACCGGTCGCTGGGCGGATTGGTTTATTCCGGTGCTGCCCGGCACGGACGCGGCGCTGGCGCTGGGCATCATGCATATTTTATTTGCCGAGAATATGGTAGATCGGGCATTCCTTGAGCAGTATACCGTAGGAGCGGAGGAACTCGAGGAACATGTGCGTCAATATGACCCTGAAAGCGTATCAGCAATCACAGGTGTCCCTGCAGAAGATATGTATCGTCTGGCAAGGCTGTATGGTCAAGCCTCGCCGTCGTTTATTCGAATTGGAAATGGACCGCAGCATCACGATAATGGCGGTATGTGCGTACGTACCATTGCTTGCTTGCCTGCTCTGACGGGAGCTTGGCTCCAGAAGGGAGGAGGGGCCATTAAAGGAAACGGCTCCTACCTGGATACGAACACGGCTGCGCTTCAAAGGCCGGACCTGCTCACGCAGGATACTCGCCGCATTAATATGAATTTGCTTGGCGGTGCATTACTCGAGCTCGATCCGCCGATACGATCTTTATATGTGTATAATTCCAATCCTGCTTTAGTAGCTCCGCATGCGAATAAAGTTAGAGAGGGACTGGCGCGCGAAGATCTGTTTACGGTTGTACATGACCTGTTTCTAACAGAGACGGCACAGTATGCGGATATCGTGCTGCCCGCTACTTCATCCTTCGAAAACACGGACCTGTACCGATCCTATTGGCATCATTATATGCAAATCCAGCAGCCGGTTATTGCCCCTTACGGCGAGAGCAAATCGAATGTGGAAGTGTTCCGCTTACTTGCGGAAGCAATGGGGTATGAGGAACAAGCGCTGCAGGATAGCGAGGAGGAGATGATCCGGCAGACACTTGACCATTCGGCGAATCCGTTCATCCAAGGAATAACATATGAGCAGCTTGCCGAAAAACAGTTCCTGAAAGCGGCCGTGAAGCCGTTATTTCCGGGCAAACTGCGGACACCCAGCGGCAAGATCGAGCTGTACTCGTCTTTGATGGCAAGTAGAGGCTACGCTCCACTGCCAACTTATGTGCCGCTGCCGAAGGATGGCGAGCTGCCGTTCTTGTTCGTTCCTGCGCCGAATCATAACTTCCTGAACTCGACATTCTCCAATAACGGTAAGCATGTTCGGATGGAAAAGGCCCCCAAGCTGTATATGCATAAGGACGACGCGAGTCCTCTGGGCATTGAGACTGGAGCCCCTGTGAGAGTATGGAATGAACGCGGGGAGTGCGTGCTAGTAGCAATGGTCGGCGAGGATGTGCTGCCAGGAGTGGTAGTTAGCCAAGGGCTTTGGGCCGATTCCGATTCTGCAGATGGAAATCCTTTGGTCAATGCGCTGACGCCGGACCGGATTGCCGATATGGGCGGTGGGGCGACTTTCTTCTCGGGCCGTGTTAGCGTGGAGAAGAAGTGAACATAAAAGAAGCGGAGCCGCAATGGCTCCGCTTCGCTTTTACCTATTTTATCGATTATCTACTTTCTCCGGATACATATCATGACTCATCAATCGATGCTCAGCCATAGCTTCATATTTCGTGCCAGGCTTCCCGTAGTTACAGTAAGGATCGATGGAAATTCCACCGCGAGGTGTGAATTTGCCCCATACTTCAATGTACCAAGGGTCCATGAGATCAATCAAATCATTCATAATAATATTCACACAATCTTCGTGAAAATCGCCGTGGTTCCGGAAGCTAAACAGATACAGCTTGAGCGACTTGCTCTCCACCATTTTTACATTCGGAATATAGGAGATGTACAAGGTGGCAAAGTCCGGCTGTCCGGTCATGGGACACAAGGTTGTGAATTCAGGACAATTAAACTTTACGAAATAAGCCCGATTCGGATGCTTGTTATCAAAGGTTTCGAGTACACCGGGCGTGTAATCAAACAAATACTTGGTGCCTTGGTTACCGAGAAGTGTAATGTCTTTTAATTCTTCGCTGCTTCTTCCTGCCGTCATGTCATTTCACCTTTTCAATAGTTTTTTATAGAGGGAGTTTACGAACCTCTTTAATCGTTTACTATCGAACTATATCACAGCTGGAGTGGAATTGCATTAATCCATTTAAGATTGGAATTTATAGGAGGTCATCTTGCCGCTTCAACCGCCTATAGAGATAGAAGCTGACGATTGAGCAAAAGAGTGCGCATGAACCGATGAACACATAGCCGGCTTGTAGTCCGATGACTAGGCCCGTTTCTCCACTGTATACGCTGGTAAAATAGGTTCTGAAGCCATCCGTAATAGCTCCAACAAGGAAATTGCCGACCACGCTAGCGATTCCCATCATGGTAACGGTAAAGGTGATCGCCATATCGCTGTTCTTGCGGTATCGCTTTGCGAGAACAGCCATGACTGTCGGGTAGATCGGTGCGATACCGACTCCGGCAAGCGCGAATAGGAAGGCGCCTGACGGCCCGGCTGCGATAGCCACTAAAGAGCATAGGCCAGAGAAGGCTGAAAACCATACAAGCGAAAGAATAAAGCCGATTTTATCCGTCAGTGATCCAAGTACCAGCCTGGCAAAAGTGAAGCAGAGGAAGAATAAAGACAGCATCCCGGATGCTTTTGGTAAGTCCCATTGATACGCTTTTTCCAGAAAATTGACCAGCCAACTGCCGATGGAGAGCTCGGATATGACACCGAAGGATAAGATGACGACGATCAACCAAGCTATCGGATCACGTACAAAGGTACGTAAGGAAGCCTGTTCATGACTGTCCGTTTCCTCGACCGGAAATCGTGCTAATAGGGAAGGAATCATGGGCAGAAGCGATAGGGCAAGCATGAATACGTACATTCCGCGCCACCCGAGCACATCCCCCTGCCAAGGAGCCCCCATAAGTACGGAAGCGAGAATAGGCGCTGCGATTGAGCTTAGTCCGTAGAAAAAATGAGATAGATTCATCATCATCCCTGTGTTTTTTATAAAAATTTTGGCGCCTAGTATCGCTAGTGCGATTTCCAGCATGCCATTGCCGATATACATGAAGAAATAGGATGCACTGAAGCTGAGAAAATGAGAGGAGTAGGCGATCAAAACTCCTGATAACACCATAGAGCCGAATGCAAGCAAGCACGTTAGCTTTAACCCTAATTTACGGCTGAGAATTCCGGTAAAACTGCAGGCAAGCAAGTAGCCTAATGAATTAAATGAGAGCAATGTGCCGATCTGAAACTCATCAAGCTTGAAATCCTGTTGAATCTTTGGAATAGCGGGACCCTTGATATTCTCAGAAAAACCGAAAACAAGGAAACCGACAAAGACAACAAGGAGCAAATACAAGTAGTTCTTTTTGTTGGACAAAGCAGCTTGCACAGGTTCCATCAGCTAAGCCTCCACGGTAAAAAAGAGTATAAATCTCAAGTGATTATATAAGCAGCGAGTCAGAATAGCAATTGACGTTTAGAGAATATTAGTGGTAAAATAAGGAATGGAAACCGGTTTCCGCATTCAGGTATGACGTTGTTTCCTCCGATAGCTGCATTCTGCACGATCAGTCTTGACAACCGGTAGAGAAACAGTCCTATTTGTGGAAACGTTTGCACTTTAGTGTGGAAAGGATGGTGAATTCCTAGCATTTGCGATGAAATCTAGTAATCTAGCAATCTAGCAAGTATATATGAAGGAGGTTCGTATGAACAAGTCTTTAGTTCGATTTCCAAAATGGTTCACTTTGCTGCTTTGCTTTACGATCGTTTTAGGGGGGATGGTATCATTCTCGGGTAAGAGTCAGGCCGCCAAGCTGGGCTTTGATGAAAATGATACGATTTATCAAATTATGGTCGACCGGTTTAATGATGGAGACCCCTCTAATAATGCAACAGGAAGCGCCATTCGTTACGGCGAAACCTCAGACGAAGATTTCCGTTACATGAAGGGCGGAGACTGGCAAGGAGTTATTGATAAATTATCCTATATTAAAAACATGGGCTATACTGCAATTTGGATTTCTCCTGTTGCCGAGCCCCAGATGACCAACCGCGATAACAACGGCACTGGTAAGAATACTGCTTATCATGGCTACAACGTCAAGGATCCTAATAAAGCCAATCCGTACTTCGGTACGAAAGAAAAGCTCAAAGAGCTGGTGGACAAAGCACATGAGCAAGGAATTAAAGTCATTATCGACGTTGTTCCAAATCATGTAGGCGACTTCTTGCTTGGTTCTAACAATTATTATGATCGTGCTGACCTGCAGCCTGCTGCACCATTCAACAACCCAGCCTGGTATCACCATAATGGAGATATTAACTTTAGCTCCATTGACGGCAACTACACGCAAGCTGCGCAGGATTATTTGGAAAATCATGATCTTGGCGGTTTGGACGATATTGATCACGACAACCCGGCTGCGAAACAAGCGATTTTCGATTCGATCAAATATTGGTTCGATTATACGGGAGCCGATGCGGCCCGCGTTGATGCGGCTAAGTTGATTCGTCCGTCTGTCATTCATGAGCTGGAGCAGTATGTAGGTATTAATAGCTTTGGGGAGAACTTCGATGGTAACGCTGAATTTGTCTCCCGATGGGTAGGCAGTAATGGAGAATGGGGGATGCTGGACTTCCCATTATTCTTCTCCGTATTGAACAGCTTCGCCTATGGACAATCCTTTGAAGCGAACTTGAAAAATACATTTGCTCAAGACTACCGTTATAACGGCAGCGAGAATCACATGGTTACCTTCATCGATAACCACGACCGCAACAGATTCCTTACAGAAGCGGGAGGCAATGTGCAAAAGCTGCAAAATGCTTTGGCCTTCATCTTTACCGCTCGCGGAGTACCGGTCGTCTTCCAAGGGACCGAACAGAACAAAGGAAACGGCAACGGACAAATTATGACTGGCGGCATTGCAGATACTTGGAACCGTTGGAGTATGATCAAACGCGACAGCAGCGGGAATGTGCTGGAAAACTATTTTAATGAAAATACGAATACGTACCAATTTGTAGCAAAATTAAATCAAATCCGCCAAAGTTACGCAGCGCTTCGCACCGGCAAGCAGCGTGAAATGTGGGCTTCCGCTAACTTATACGCAATGTCCCGCCGCATTGATTCCGGCTCTAACCAGGGGCAAGAAGTAATTGGCGTGTTTAGTAATGCCGGCAGTACGCAAACCCAGACGATACCTTTGCGCGTGGAAAGCTCGCTAACGGTAGGCACTGTCCTTAAGAATCAATTGAATTTGAACGACACAGTTACTGTACAGAGCGGCGGAGTAACAGGCAAACAAATTACCGTGACGATCGATGGGAACTCTTCCAAGATCTATGCGCCTCCAATCGTAAGCAATGATACGCAACCACCGAGCACACCTACAGGTGTTGCGGCGCAAGCACCTTCTGCCGGTTCCGTGCAAGTAAGCTGGACGGCATCCACAGATAACGTTGGTGTGACAGGTTACGAAGTGTACCGTGACGGCACCAAGGTGGCTACTACTGCTGCAACCTCTTATACGGACAGTACAGGAGTTCAGCCAAACACTACTTATTCCTACACAGTGAAGGCATTGGATGCCGCAGGCAACGCTTCCGCTCTTAGCGCCGCTGCCTTGGTTACAACTCCTCAGGGGAATAGCGCCACTATCTATTATAAGCAAGGATTTACGACACCTTATATACACTACCGTCCTGTAGGCGGTACATGGACGACAGCACCAGGTGTACTGATGCCCGCAGCTGAAATCAGCGGCTATAACAAAATCACGATCTCCCTGGGCGCCGCCACTCAATTGGAAGCCGTATTCAATAACGGCAGCGGCACATGGGATAACAATAACAGCAATAACTACATGTTCCCTTCCGGTGTATCGACCTTCCAAGCGGGAACCATAACACCTGGCGCTCCTGCCGGACAGGATACACAGGCTCCTACTGTGCCTGCCGGTTTGACTGCAGCAGCTGGGTCCTCTACATCAGCTGCGCTATCCTGGACAGCAGCTACGGACAATGTGGGCGTTACCGGCTATGATGTATACCGAGACGGAGTCAAGGTTGCTTCCTCCACTGGAGTGAGTTACACCGATACAGCGCTTCAGCCGAACACGACATACACTTACACGGTTAGCGCATACGATGCTGCCGGCAACAAGTCGGCGCAAAGCCAAGCCGTACAGGTGACGACACCGGAAGCGCCTGCTGGCCAAACCGTGACGGTTTATTACAAAACAGGATTCACAACGCCTTACATGCACTACAAAATTGATGGAGCATCTACATGGACGACATCACCAGGGGTTGCCATGCAATCCTCCGAATATCCGGGCTACAGCAAGCTGACGATAGATGTAGGCACGGCTGCAGGCCTGACGGCTGCGTTCAATAACGGCAGCAATACCTGGGATAACAACAACGGTCAAAATTATCATTTTAACACCGGTACATCCACACTCATTAATGGAACTGTTCAATCGGGAGTTCCGCAGCCGGATAGTGTGACGTTTAAGGTGACAGTTCCAGCCAATACTCCATCCGGTGCTTCCATTTATTTGGCAGGGTCACTTAATAGCTGGAACGCCGCAGACCCATCTTACAAGCTGACCAAGAATACGGATGGGACCTTCAGCATTACACTTCCGATTTCTGCAGGAACTGCTATGCAATATAAATTTACCAAGGGTGCATGGACTTCCGTAGAGACCAATGCAAACGGCAGTGATATTGCCAACCGCTCGCTTACTACAAGCGGTGGCGCACAGACGGTTACCATTACCGTTCAGCGCTGGAAGGATCAATAATAAATAATAAAATCAGCCACTCTCATCAGCTTGAAGCAGCTGAATGCAGAGTGGCTGTATGTTTATAACCTTATCTTTTTCTTCGTGTAGATTCACGAATGGTCAGCTGAGGAAGCATAAGCCGGTTCTCACACTTATGCTCCATGCCGTGAATGCGCTGCATCAACATAGTTGCGGCCGCAACGCCTAGCTCGAACGTATCGATGTTCAAAGATGTAAGCGGAGGCGATGTGTACGGGGCAAGCGGGTATTGATCGAAAGTCGCAAGTCCGACCTGCTGCGGCACTTGAACGCCTCTGGCATGAATCGCTTTGAGTGCGCCGAAGGCGGTGTAGTTGTTCATGCATACAACGGCATCGGGCGGGGAGGAAGCTCCAGCAAGTCCTGCATCAGCTTGCAGCCGGTTTCCACATTGGAGTATCCGGGCTGCATATAGCTGTCCACGACCGACATGCTGTGATTCAAGAGAGCCTTTTTATACCCCGAGATCCGATTGCTCCATATTGGTTCACCGGACTCTCCACCGAGAAAGGCGATCCGCCGGTAGCCTTGAAAGATCAGATGCTCGGTAAGAAGCTCGGCGCCTTTATGGTTGTCGATATCCACCCAGCTCATTTCGCTGTAGCCAGGAAGCTCACCTATCGCCAAGAAAGGGAATTGCACTTGATTAAAGGACTCCGCCAGCTGTGGGGTAAGCAGGGACGTATCCAGAATGAAGCCGTCCACCCTCTTATTGAGAACAAACCTGTTCATAAGAAGCTCATGATCATGATTGTTCATATTACACAGTGTCAGCTCGTACCCTTGAGGTCCGATGACGCTTTCAACACCGCCAATGATATTGTAAAAGAACTGATTGAGAAAGTCGTCCCTTCTGGACATATCGACGAGAAGTCCGATATTAAAGCTGCTCTTGCGGGCAAGCTGTGTGGCAATGCTGCTGGGGGTATAGTTCATATCGCTCATT
This genomic window from Paenibacillus hexagrammi contains:
- a CDS encoding molybdopterin oxidoreductase family protein, which gives rise to MSMQRQDGIFPSVCSLDCPDQCGLLVHKSEGKIVKIEGDPNHPVTQGAICNKVRNMTERIYDPKRLTHPLKRIGKKGENRFEKISWDEAINTITFNWKNLIKEFGAEAILPYSFYGNMGRIGTEGMDRRFFHRMGASRLLYTICQSAGTEGYSYTMGGSYGIDPEETVHSKLIIMWGINAVSTNMHQVVLAEKARKNGATIIVIDVHKNQTGRWADWFIPVLPGTDAALALGIMHILFAENMVDRAFLEQYTVGAEELEEHVRQYDPESVSAITGVPAEDMYRLARLYGQASPSFIRIGNGPQHHDNGGMCVRTIACLPALTGAWLQKGGGAIKGNGSYLDTNTAALQRPDLLTQDTRRINMNLLGGALLELDPPIRSLYVYNSNPALVAPHANKVREGLAREDLFTVVHDLFLTETAQYADIVLPATSSFENTDLYRSYWHHYMQIQQPVIAPYGESKSNVEVFRLLAEAMGYEEQALQDSEEEMIRQTLDHSANPFIQGITYEQLAEKQFLKAAVKPLFPGKLRTPSGKIELYSSLMASRGYAPLPTYVPLPKDGELPFLFVPAPNHNFLNSTFSNNGKHVRMEKAPKLYMHKDDASPLGIETGAPVRVWNERGECVLVAMVGEDVLPGVVVSQGLWADSDSADGNPLVNALTPDRIADMGGGATFFSGRVSVEKK
- the queF gene encoding preQ(1) synthase translates to MTAGRSSEELKDITLLGNQGTKYLFDYTPGVLETFDNKHPNRAYFVKFNCPEFTTLCPMTGQPDFATLYISYIPNVKMVESKSLKLYLFSFRNHGDFHEDCVNIIMNDLIDLMDPWYIEVWGKFTPRGGISIDPYCNYGKPGTKYEAMAEHRLMSHDMYPEKVDNR
- a CDS encoding MFS transporter, which translates into the protein MEPVQAALSNKKNYLYLLLVVFVGFLVFGFSENIKGPAIPKIQQDFKLDEFQIGTLLSFNSLGYLLACSFTGILSRKLGLKLTCLLAFGSMVLSGVLIAYSSHFLSFSASYFFMYIGNGMLEIALAILGAKIFIKNTGMMMNLSHFFYGLSSIAAPILASVLMGAPWQGDVLGWRGMYVFMLALSLLPMIPSLLARFPVEETDSHEQASLRTFVRDPIAWLIVVILSFGVISELSIGSWLVNFLEKAYQWDLPKASGMLSLFFLCFTFARLVLGSLTDKIGFILSLVWFSAFSGLCSLVAIAAGPSGAFLFALAGVGIAPIYPTVMAVLAKRYRKNSDMAITFTVTMMGIASVVGNFLVGAITDGFRTYFTSVYSGETGLVIGLQAGYVFIGSCALFCSIVSFYLYRRLKRQDDLL
- a CDS encoding carbohydrate binding domain-containing protein → MNKSLVRFPKWFTLLLCFTIVLGGMVSFSGKSQAAKLGFDENDTIYQIMVDRFNDGDPSNNATGSAIRYGETSDEDFRYMKGGDWQGVIDKLSYIKNMGYTAIWISPVAEPQMTNRDNNGTGKNTAYHGYNVKDPNKANPYFGTKEKLKELVDKAHEQGIKVIIDVVPNHVGDFLLGSNNYYDRADLQPAAPFNNPAWYHHNGDINFSSIDGNYTQAAQDYLENHDLGGLDDIDHDNPAAKQAIFDSIKYWFDYTGADAARVDAAKLIRPSVIHELEQYVGINSFGENFDGNAEFVSRWVGSNGEWGMLDFPLFFSVLNSFAYGQSFEANLKNTFAQDYRYNGSENHMVTFIDNHDRNRFLTEAGGNVQKLQNALAFIFTARGVPVVFQGTEQNKGNGNGQIMTGGIADTWNRWSMIKRDSSGNVLENYFNENTNTYQFVAKLNQIRQSYAALRTGKQREMWASANLYAMSRRIDSGSNQGQEVIGVFSNAGSTQTQTIPLRVESSLTVGTVLKNQLNLNDTVTVQSGGVTGKQITVTIDGNSSKIYAPPIVSNDTQPPSTPTGVAAQAPSAGSVQVSWTASTDNVGVTGYEVYRDGTKVATTAATSYTDSTGVQPNTTYSYTVKALDAAGNASALSAAALVTTPQGNSATIYYKQGFTTPYIHYRPVGGTWTTAPGVLMPAAEISGYNKITISLGAATQLEAVFNNGSGTWDNNNSNNYMFPSGVSTFQAGTITPGAPAGQDTQAPTVPAGLTAAAGSSTSAALSWTAATDNVGVTGYDVYRDGVKVASSTGVSYTDTALQPNTTYTYTVSAYDAAGNKSAQSQAVQVTTPEAPAGQTVTVYYKTGFTTPYMHYKIDGASTWTTSPGVAMQSSEYPGYSKLTIDVGTAAGLTAAFNNGSNTWDNNNGQNYHFNTGTSTLINGTVQSGVPQPDSVTFKVTVPANTPSGASIYLAGSLNSWNAADPSYKLTKNTDGTFSITLPISAGTAMQYKFTKGAWTSVETNANGSDIANRSLTTSGGAQTVTITVQRWKDQ
- a CDS encoding substrate-binding domain-containing protein yields the protein MNNYTAFGALKAIHARGVQVPQQVGLATFDQYPLAPYTSPPLTSLNIDTFELGVAAATMLMQRIHGMEHKCENRLMLPQLTIRESTRRKR
- a CDS encoding LacI family DNA-binding transcriptional regulator; translation: MKVTINDIAKAAGVAKSTVSKVLNDAPSISLATKRRVRQVMSDMNYTPSSIATQLARKSSFNIGLLVDMSRRDDFLNQFFYNIIGGVESVIGPQGYELTLCNMNNHDHELLMNRFVLNKRVDGFILDTSLLTPQLAESFNQVQFPFLAIGELPGYSEMSWVDIDNHKGAELLTEHLIFQGYRRIAFLGGESGEPIWSNRISGYKKALLNHSMSVVDSYMQPGYSNVETGCKLMQDLLELPPRPMPLYA